A genomic region of Castor canadensis chromosome 16, mCasCan1.hap1v2, whole genome shotgun sequence contains the following coding sequences:
- the Chst8 gene encoding carbohydrate sulfotransferase 8 isoform X2, whose amino-acid sequence MKLNIRAQQPHTDLQPGTSQDGDLKVPSSDRVTRDLSTRVPRSLHLQVPDQPRPHPKRLRQRRRRLLIKKMPAAVAIGTNGSSETFLRPGPRALDSHWVSLHRSQQERKRVMREACAKYRASSSRRAITPRHVSRIFVEDRHRVLYCEVPKAGCSNWKRVLMVLAGLASSTADIQHNTVHYGSALRRLDTFDRQGILHRLSTYTKMLFVREPFERLVSAFRDKFEHPNSYYHPVFGKAILARYRANASREALRTGSGVRFPEFVQYLLDVHRPVGMDIHWDHVSRLCSPCLIDYDFVGKFESMEVDANFFLRLIHAPRNLTFPRFKDRHSQEARTTARITHRYFAQLSALQRQRAYDFYYMDYLMFNYSRPFADLH is encoded by the exons ATGAAACTCAACATCAGAGCACAGCAGCCTCACACT GACCTCCAACCAGGCACTTCCCAGGATGGCGACTTAAAAGTACCATCATCCGACAGGGTCACCCGAGACTTGTCCACCCGGGTCCCCAGGAGCCTCCACCTGCAGGTGCCTGACCAGCCTCGACCCCACCCAAAGAGACTCCGGCAGCGCCGCCGGAGGCTGCTTATCAAAAAGATGCCAGCTGCGGTGGCCATCGGGACCAATGGCTCATCTGAGACCTTTCTCAGGCCGGGTCCCCGCGCTCTGGACAGTCACTGGGTCAGTCTACACCGCAGCCAGCAGGAGCGCAAGCGGGTGATGCGGGAGGCCTGTGCCAAGTACCGGGCGAGCAGCAGCCGCAGGGCCATCACGCCCCGCCACGTGTCCCGCATCTTCGTGGAGGACCGCCACCGTGTCCTCTACTGCGAGGTGCCCAAGGCGGGCTGCTCCAACTGGAAGCGGGTGCTGATGGTGCTAGCCGGGCTGGCCTCATCCACCGCGGACATCCAGCACAACACGGTCCACTATGGCAGTGCCCTCAGGCGTCTGGACACCTTCGATCGCCAGGGCATCCTGCACCGCCTCAGCACCTACACCAAGATGCTCTTCGTCCGCGAGCCCTTCGAGAGGCTGGTCTCTGCTTTCCGCGACAAGTTCGAGCACCCCAATAGCTACTATCACCCTGTCTTTGGCAAAGCCATCCTAGCCCGGTACCGGGCCAACGCCTCGCGGGAGGCGCTGCGGACGGGCTCTGGCGTGCGGTTCCCTGAGTTCGTCCAGTACCTGCTGGACGTGCACCGGCCCGTGGGAATGGACATCCACTGGGATCACGTGAGCCGGCTGTGCAGCCCCTGCCTCATCGACTATGACTTCGTGGGCAAGTTTGAGAGCATGGAGGTTGATGCGAACTTCTTCCTGCGCCTCATCCACGCGCCGCGGAACCTGACCTTCCCGCGCTTCAAGGACAGGCACTCGCAGGAGGCGCGCACCACCGCGCGGATCACGCACCGGTACTTCGCCCAGCTCTCTGCCCTGCAGCGCCAGCGCGCCTACGACTTCTATTACATGGACTACCTGATGTTCAACTACTCCAGGCCCTTCGCGGACCTGCACTGA